The window AATTCGGTGCGATCTTCGGCCTGCTTTCCTTGTGCTACTTCTTTCTGCCCTTCTACCGGCGCATGGGTTTGTACACCCTGTCGGAATATCTGGGCCAGCGATTCGACGATCGCAGTCGGCTGGTTTATTCAATCACCAACATGGCCTTTCTACTGATTCAAATGGTCGGCACCATGATACTGGGAGCATTGACGCTCGCCACGCTCACCGCCGATTCGCAGTACGCTATCTCGTACGAAGGCGCCGTATGCGGGCTGGCCGCCGTGGCCGCGATCTACACCATGTACGGCGGATTGACGGCGGACATTTTCAATGACGTCGTACAAAGCGTGCTGCTGTTTATCGGTAGTGGCCTCTTGGCCGTGCTCGCCATCTGGCACCCGAACGTCGGCGGTCTCTCAGGCTTGCTCGAGAAGCAGCCGGAAAAGTTTCACGTCTTCTTCGAGGCCAGCCATCCCGAGCTTCCCTGGAGCGGCGTGCTCAGCGGCCTGATGGTGCTGCACCTCTATTACTGGGGCACGAATCAGTTCATCGCCCAGCGCACGCTCGGAGCGCGCAGCGATTGGGACGCCCGCATGGGCACGATCGCCGCGGGCTTTCTAAAGCTGTTGATCCCATTTCTCTGCATCGTGCCTGGGATGGCGGCCGGATATATCCTGGCCATCGACCCCGCGACCGAAAGCGATACCGCCTTCGCCGGGCTGACCCGCACCCTGTTGCCGCCGGGCTACGGGCTGGTCGGGCTGGTGATGGCGGGGCTCGCGGCGGGAATCCTATCGACGATCGATTCGATGATGAACTCTACCGCCACGCTGTTCACCTTCGACATCTATAAGAAATACATCCGTCCGGACGCCTCCGAAAAACGCCTGATCTGGGTCGGGCGGATGGCGATGATCCTGATGGTCGGCGCCGCCATTTACCTGTCCCTGTACTTCGGGCAGGCGAAAGGAGGCATCTTCAATCGCATGGCCGATTACAACGCCTACCTGGTACCCGGCGTGATCGTGGCCTACGTCGCGGGGATTTTGCAGCCGATGGTTACCGGCACCGCGGCCTTCGCCTGTATCCTGGTCGGCCCCATTCTTTCGATCGTCTTCGATCAAGTCGCCCAGCGCGGCTTCGACCACCAATTGCAAGCCTTTCATCGGGCCGGACTGGCGACGCTGGCGTGCTATGCCGTGTTGCTGGTGGTGAGCTTCGCCACCCAGCGCGAGCGCAACCATGATCGCGAACATTTCACCTGGTCGCGTTTTAAGAACGAGCGCGCGAGCGAGGGTGGCATCGCCCGTGCCTGGTGGCTACACGATCGCCTGTGGGCTGGCCTGCTCGTGGCCTGCACGCTTGCGATGTGTTGGTTCTTCCGGTAGCGCAACTGCGCGACTCACTCTAACGGCACCAGCGGTCGCTCACGGAATCGGCTCGCGCACCACGATGTCTTTCCGTGATGCAGGACGTGTGATGGGATTTGCCTGCGCCGGCGCATCCTCAGGCAGGGCGAACGCCCGGTCTCCCTCGATTTCGCCGCGAGGGTAATCGGTAGTCAGAATGTGCGCGCCGCTGGCCAGCGCCCGCTTCCTTCGATCCGCTCGGATGTCTCCTTGCGAATCGACGCGAGTCCGAATCAAGTAGCCGGCCCGAGCCAGGTCGTCGATCTGCGGGTCCGTGGGGTTATTACGGATCAAAACAGCCGAGTGCGGTTGACCGAGATTGGATTCGACGAACATCGCCCGGCCTTCGAGCGCTGAATGCCCGTCCAGGTATGCGTCGCGGTTCGCTCCATTTTCATGCAGGATGACAAACACTTTGCCGGCCGCGTCTGCCAGGGTTGGCCATCCGCCGTTATGAACCGCGTCCCACAATGTCTTGTGATCGCCGCGAACATCGTCCGGCGTCAGCATCCGCTCGGCAGGCAGCGCGGCGCGAATTTCTTCGTCAAGCCTCAATACGTCGCTGGCCGTGGGCCGGCGATAAGCCTTATTAAGCTGAAACCCCTCTTCCTTTAGCTCGAGCAACAGC is drawn from Pirellulales bacterium and contains these coding sequences:
- a CDS encoding sodium/solute symporter (Members of the Solute:Sodium Symporter (SSS), TC 2.A.21 as described in tcdb.org, catalyze solute:Na+ symport. Known solutes for members of the family include sugars, amino acids, nucleosides, inositols, vitamins, urea or anions, depending on the system.); the encoded protein is FGAIFGLLSLCYFFLPFYRRMGLYTLSEYLGQRFDDRSRLVYSITNMAFLLIQMVGTMILGALTLATLTADSQYAISYEGAVCGLAAVAAIYTMYGGLTADIFNDVVQSVLLFIGSGLLAVLAIWHPNVGGLSGLLEKQPEKFHVFFEASHPELPWSGVLSGLMVLHLYYWGTNQFIAQRTLGARSDWDARMGTIAAGFLKLLIPFLCIVPGMAAGYILAIDPATESDTAFAGLTRTLLPPGYGLVGLVMAGLAAGILSTIDSMMNSTATLFTFDIYKKYIRPDASEKRLIWVGRMAMILMVGAAIYLSLYFGQAKGGIFNRMADYNAYLVPGVIVAYVAGILQPMVTGTAAFACILVGPILSIVFDQVAQRGFDHQLQAFHRAGLATLACYAVLLVVSFATQRERNHDREHFTWSRFKNERASEGGIARAWWLHDRLWAGLLVACTLAMCWFFR
- a CDS encoding Ca2+-dependent phosphoinositide-specific phospholipase C; its protein translation is MRITVWLLALSLLLPAAQLAAQTPAKDGLRLNQIQVLGTHNSYHVRPPAAILKAAIAMRKEAKEWDYSRQPLDEQLDRGVRSFELDLNLSDKGWQVMHVPGFDPGSTVPTFTDALVVVNRWSKAHPRHVPISLLLELKEEGFQLNKAYRRPTASDVLRLDEEIRAALPAERMLTPDDVRGDHKTLWDAVHNGGWPTLADAAGKVFVILHENGANRDAYLDGHSALEGRAMFVESNLGQPHSAVLIRNNPTDPQIDDLARAGYLIRTRVDSQGDIRADRRKRALASGAHILTTDYPRGEIEGDRAFALPEDAPAQANPITRPASRKDIVVREPIP